One Salmo salar chromosome ssa01, Ssal_v3.1, whole genome shotgun sequence DNA window includes the following coding sequences:
- the LOC106606765 gene encoding G protein-regulated inducer of neurite outgrowth 2 isoform X2 produces the protein MAESECPVSELYPPEGSVSLDSALFTDPFLPLSQSSTDGLTGPLRQEELRKSSSEHTALCSHRDRKHYSQGPTQAVQYTIQQHTPDHVDPRTAVRPHSMAESSYTAHHHEEGITSHGHQASGDVLSAFGESQQPYPLSSSQKDLRGLDLSRLPVQRSHSDTLHMLREVPAPPPRSETSCPLYPQAFSRFACKQPMQVQNCNTVNTTCRGGNGGGGSPTQQPQAGSVRVGTPGPSNTANEVGDETQQQHSCEEAICYCAFVHHHGTLEDTFAAYCHPQPILTPAQLLPCFPGTEAEFRDQRVLPPHPAPTLISLPCLMSSVSETGLDAKRLLQCCNLNCNLNCSWANTLPPSGALQQQEYSCPSSNNRASRDTGTMTSHRELRDVGVQTGQVHEARLAHVFPQVCLVEKNRNENGNESGNETDTSQKSPVKEVKWDAEGMTWEVYGASVDPEELGLAIQKHLELQIKETAGRAANLSCQDTATSRKSSSGAGGRKKRGGVMGSIRTPACCASSSTAVD, from the coding sequence ATGGCAGAGAgtgagtgtcctgtgtctgaGTTATACCCACCAGAGGGCAGTGTTTCCCTTGACTCTGCCCTCTTTACCGACccctttctacccctctcccagAGCTCCACAGACGGGCTGACAGGTCCCCTGAGGCAGGAGGAACTCAGGAAGAGCTCCAGTGAGCATACAGCTCTATGCTCTCACAGAGACAGAAAACATTACAGCCAGGGGCCTACTCAGGCTGTCCAGTACACCATCcaacaacacacacctgaccatgTAGACCCCAGGACTGCTGTTCGCCCTCACAGTATGGCTGAGTCATCATACACAGCCCATCACCACGAAGAGGGCATCACCAGCCATGGTCACCAAGCTAGCGGGGACGTGTTATCGGCCTTCGGAGAGAGCCAGCAGCCCTACCCCTTATCATCATCACAGAAAGACCTGAGAGGACTGGATCTGTCCAGGCTGCCTGTCCAGAGGAGTCACTCGGATACCCTCCACATGCTCAGGGAGGTCCCTGCCCCCCCACCACGCAGTGAGACCAGCTGCCCCTTGTATCCTCAGGCCTTCTCCAGGTTTGCCTGCAAGCAGCCCATGCAGGTCCAGAACTGCAACACTGTCAACACCACCTGCAGAGGGGGAAATGGTGGAGGAGGCAGCCCCACACAGCAGCCTCAGGCCGGGAGTGTCAGGGTTGGTACCCCTGGCCCCTCTAACACAGCCAATGAGGTCGGCGATGAGACCCAACAACAACATTCATGTGAGGAGGCCATCTGCTACTGTGCTTTTGTCCACCACCACGGGACGTTGGAGGACACGTTTGCTGCGTACTGCCACCCCCAGCCCATCCTCACCCCTGCCCAGCTGCTGCCATGCTTTCCAGGTACCGAAGCTGAGTTCAGGGACCAGAGGGTGCTGCCACCTCACCCGGCGCCtaccctcatctccctcccttgCCTCATGTCCTCCGTCAGTGAGACTGGACTGGATGCCAAGCGCCTGCTGCAATGCTGCAACCTCAATTGCAACCTCAACTGCTCCTGGGCCAACACTCTGCCCCCTAGTGGAGCCCTGCAGCAGCAGGAGTATAGCTGTCCTAGCAGCAACAATAGAGCCAGCAGGGACACAGGGACTATGACATCCCACAGGGAGCTCAGGGACGTGGGGGTGCAGACTGGGCAGGTCCACGAGGCACGCCTGGCCCATGTGTTCCCCCAGGTCTGCCTGGTGGAGAAGAACAGGAACGAGAATGGGAACGAGAGCGGGAATGAGACGGATACATCCCAGAAGTCCCCAGTGAAGGAGGTGAAGTGGGACGCGGAAGGGATGACGTGGGAGGTGTACGGGGCGTCTGTGGACCCTGAGGAGCTGGGTCTGGCCATCCAAAAGCACCTGGAGCTGCAGATCAAGGAGACGGCTGGTCGCGCTGCTAACCTTTCCTGCCAGGATACGGCCACTTCCAGGAAGAGCAGTAGTGGCGCCGGCGGCAGGAAGAAGAGAGGCGGGGTGATGGGCTCAATCAGGACTCCAGCCTGCTGCGCAAGCTCCAGCACGGCTGTGGACTGA
- the LOC106606765 gene encoding GRIN2-like protein isoform X3 gives MAESSYTAHHHEEGITSHGHQASGDVLSAFGESQQPYPLSSSQKDLRGLDLSRLPVQRSHSDTLHMLREVPAPPPRSETSCPLYPQAFSRFACKQPMQVQNCNTVNTTCRGGNGGGGSPTQQPQAGSVRVGTPGPSNTANEVGDETQQQHSCEEAICYCAFVHHHGTLEDTFAAYCHPQPILTPAQLLPCFPGTEAEFRDQRVLPPHPAPTLISLPCLMSSVSETGLDAKRLLQCCNLNCNLNCSWANTLPPSGALQQQEYSCPSSNNRASRDTGTMTSHRELRDVGVQTGQVHEARLAHVFPQVCLVEKNRNENGNESGNETDTSQKSPVKEVKWDAEGMTWEVYGASVDPEELGLAIQKHLELQIKETAGRAANLSCQDTATSRKSSSGAGGRKKRGGVMGSIRTPACCASSSTAVD, from the coding sequence ATGGCTGAGTCATCATACACAGCCCATCACCACGAAGAGGGCATCACCAGCCATGGTCACCAAGCTAGCGGGGACGTGTTATCGGCCTTCGGAGAGAGCCAGCAGCCCTACCCCTTATCATCATCACAGAAAGACCTGAGAGGACTGGATCTGTCCAGGCTGCCTGTCCAGAGGAGTCACTCGGATACCCTCCACATGCTCAGGGAGGTCCCTGCCCCCCCACCACGCAGTGAGACCAGCTGCCCCTTGTATCCTCAGGCCTTCTCCAGGTTTGCCTGCAAGCAGCCCATGCAGGTCCAGAACTGCAACACTGTCAACACCACCTGCAGAGGGGGAAATGGTGGAGGAGGCAGCCCCACACAGCAGCCTCAGGCCGGGAGTGTCAGGGTTGGTACCCCTGGCCCCTCTAACACAGCCAATGAGGTCGGCGATGAGACCCAACAACAACATTCATGTGAGGAGGCCATCTGCTACTGTGCTTTTGTCCACCACCACGGGACGTTGGAGGACACGTTTGCTGCGTACTGCCACCCCCAGCCCATCCTCACCCCTGCCCAGCTGCTGCCATGCTTTCCAGGTACCGAAGCTGAGTTCAGGGACCAGAGGGTGCTGCCACCTCACCCGGCGCCtaccctcatctccctcccttgCCTCATGTCCTCCGTCAGTGAGACTGGACTGGATGCCAAGCGCCTGCTGCAATGCTGCAACCTCAATTGCAACCTCAACTGCTCCTGGGCCAACACTCTGCCCCCTAGTGGAGCCCTGCAGCAGCAGGAGTATAGCTGTCCTAGCAGCAACAATAGAGCCAGCAGGGACACAGGGACTATGACATCCCACAGGGAGCTCAGGGACGTGGGGGTGCAGACTGGGCAGGTCCACGAGGCACGCCTGGCCCATGTGTTCCCCCAGGTCTGCCTGGTGGAGAAGAACAGGAACGAGAATGGGAACGAGAGCGGGAATGAGACGGATACATCCCAGAAGTCCCCAGTGAAGGAGGTGAAGTGGGACGCGGAAGGGATGACGTGGGAGGTGTACGGGGCGTCTGTGGACCCTGAGGAGCTGGGTCTGGCCATCCAAAAGCACCTGGAGCTGCAGATCAAGGAGACGGCTGGTCGCGCTGCTAACCTTTCCTGCCAGGATACGGCCACTTCCAGGAAGAGCAGTAGTGGCGCCGGCGGCAGGAAGAAGAGAGGCGGGGTGATGGGCTCAATCAGGACTCCAGCCTGCTGCGCAAGCTCCAGCACGGCTGTGGACTGA
- the LOC106606765 gene encoding G protein-regulated inducer of neurite outgrowth 2 isoform X1, which yields MKGFPMAESECPVSELYPPEGSVSLDSALFTDPFLPLSQSSTDGLTGPLRQEELRKSSSEHTALCSHRDRKHYSQGPTQAVQYTIQQHTPDHVDPRTAVRPHSMAESSYTAHHHEEGITSHGHQASGDVLSAFGESQQPYPLSSSQKDLRGLDLSRLPVQRSHSDTLHMLREVPAPPPRSETSCPLYPQAFSRFACKQPMQVQNCNTVNTTCRGGNGGGGSPTQQPQAGSVRVGTPGPSNTANEVGDETQQQHSCEEAICYCAFVHHHGTLEDTFAAYCHPQPILTPAQLLPCFPGTEAEFRDQRVLPPHPAPTLISLPCLMSSVSETGLDAKRLLQCCNLNCNLNCSWANTLPPSGALQQQEYSCPSSNNRASRDTGTMTSHRELRDVGVQTGQVHEARLAHVFPQVCLVEKNRNENGNESGNETDTSQKSPVKEVKWDAEGMTWEVYGASVDPEELGLAIQKHLELQIKETAGRAANLSCQDTATSRKSSSGAGGRKKRGGVMGSIRTPACCASSSTAVD from the exons ATGAAG GGCTTTCCCATGGCAGAGAgtgagtgtcctgtgtctgaGTTATACCCACCAGAGGGCAGTGTTTCCCTTGACTCTGCCCTCTTTACCGACccctttctacccctctcccagAGCTCCACAGACGGGCTGACAGGTCCCCTGAGGCAGGAGGAACTCAGGAAGAGCTCCAGTGAGCATACAGCTCTATGCTCTCACAGAGACAGAAAACATTACAGCCAGGGGCCTACTCAGGCTGTCCAGTACACCATCcaacaacacacacctgaccatgTAGACCCCAGGACTGCTGTTCGCCCTCACAGTATGGCTGAGTCATCATACACAGCCCATCACCACGAAGAGGGCATCACCAGCCATGGTCACCAAGCTAGCGGGGACGTGTTATCGGCCTTCGGAGAGAGCCAGCAGCCCTACCCCTTATCATCATCACAGAAAGACCTGAGAGGACTGGATCTGTCCAGGCTGCCTGTCCAGAGGAGTCACTCGGATACCCTCCACATGCTCAGGGAGGTCCCTGCCCCCCCACCACGCAGTGAGACCAGCTGCCCCTTGTATCCTCAGGCCTTCTCCAGGTTTGCCTGCAAGCAGCCCATGCAGGTCCAGAACTGCAACACTGTCAACACCACCTGCAGAGGGGGAAATGGTGGAGGAGGCAGCCCCACACAGCAGCCTCAGGCCGGGAGTGTCAGGGTTGGTACCCCTGGCCCCTCTAACACAGCCAATGAGGTCGGCGATGAGACCCAACAACAACATTCATGTGAGGAGGCCATCTGCTACTGTGCTTTTGTCCACCACCACGGGACGTTGGAGGACACGTTTGCTGCGTACTGCCACCCCCAGCCCATCCTCACCCCTGCCCAGCTGCTGCCATGCTTTCCAGGTACCGAAGCTGAGTTCAGGGACCAGAGGGTGCTGCCACCTCACCCGGCGCCtaccctcatctccctcccttgCCTCATGTCCTCCGTCAGTGAGACTGGACTGGATGCCAAGCGCCTGCTGCAATGCTGCAACCTCAATTGCAACCTCAACTGCTCCTGGGCCAACACTCTGCCCCCTAGTGGAGCCCTGCAGCAGCAGGAGTATAGCTGTCCTAGCAGCAACAATAGAGCCAGCAGGGACACAGGGACTATGACATCCCACAGGGAGCTCAGGGACGTGGGGGTGCAGACTGGGCAGGTCCACGAGGCACGCCTGGCCCATGTGTTCCCCCAGGTCTGCCTGGTGGAGAAGAACAGGAACGAGAATGGGAACGAGAGCGGGAATGAGACGGATACATCCCAGAAGTCCCCAGTGAAGGAGGTGAAGTGGGACGCGGAAGGGATGACGTGGGAGGTGTACGGGGCGTCTGTGGACCCTGAGGAGCTGGGTCTGGCCATCCAAAAGCACCTGGAGCTGCAGATCAAGGAGACGGCTGGTCGCGCTGCTAACCTTTCCTGCCAGGATACGGCCACTTCCAGGAAGAGCAGTAGTGGCGCCGGCGGCAGGAAGAAGAGAGGCGGGGTGATGGGCTCAATCAGGACTCCAGCCTGCTGCGCAAGCTCCAGCACGGCTGTGGACTGA